In the genome of Crassostrea angulata isolate pt1a10 chromosome 6, ASM2561291v2, whole genome shotgun sequence, the window agggtgtaccggggcttaaattttgGGTAACTCAATGAAgaaacatgttttaaacaatcattttctatgaaatatgaaggataaaagtaacaaatctcggacttttgtccatttttgacttatgaaatatatctgagtgcctacagtctctccaaaaactaacaccaaaaagacactctggaatcatttactagatcttgaccttaacgcCGTTAATTTATAGTTCACATCTGTAAACGCGATTATCTGTGCTTCAGAAGTGTAAAACTATAACTAACTTTAGACAATATTTTACAGAtatgaatctatatttattatcaaaatctattgttaacgttaTTTGCCGACAAATAAACCTAAATTATCATtcgtaaattatagtttaccgttaaatattgttttacagATAAAAACTAGAGGTAACAAATCGTTAAATATAGTTAGCGGTTCGTAAACTTTAGTTACTAGTAACAGTCGTTAAACCTTATTTATCAAATGTGAACTATGTTtagttcatttttgtaaatttggtgtgcaatatatacatgtacctacatgtaaattacacgTTTCCTGTAGAAACACACAGGATAACAATACTGTAAAACCATTACATGCAGTAGCTTGTAGTTTACAATAAAATcgaagtactgaaagtactgccAGGGTCCTTCCTTAGTGAGAGCTTAATGACGACTAGTGCTAGTATTTTGGTTGTTTGAGCAATGAAtatatttaagcatttttcacGGAGGTGCACTGGAGCGTAAACATAAtttattatctaatttaaaatttcCGTTCATAGGATGGCTTCTGCAATTTCAAATGCGGGGAGTGTTGAAGATTAATATTCACCGGTTACTTATCTTATATTTAGGTATAGGTGGATACTTTTTAGTTAGTTGCCATAAATTTAGCATAAAACCAACGAGTTTCTTTGATATATGCGAAGAAAGGATtgagaaaattatgaaaaggaAAAGTGTGATTCTGTCACTTACATTATGCCATACAATCAAGAAGCCAGCTAGGTAAATAGATATATCCCCCAAAACAAGAGTACATCACTGCCAAGAGTCaatatttgttataacaaatgtgtgattgttttgttgttgattgtTGTATCATCTGCAGTGATTGCTTAGcgatttgaatttatattttgtctgctctgaaatggggggggggggggcaagctGGAATCAAAGATAGGTGGATACGGAGAGAAAAAGAGGATCTGGTGTATAATTAGGACTGAAATGACTAATAATACACAAATTGAATTCGCGTTGCGTTTTATGCCTTTTCACTgtctatatattttatgtagtagaagtatgtttgataacgagaagactccttccttaacaaTGTTACTAAACTACTTCCCGgctataaaatgtatttctatttACAATAAACAGTTACGCCGACGCAAATTCCtgacatgtatacattttttttatttgcagaaGAAAATCATGATCATGATTTGCCTGGTGGTTTTAATCATCGTCCTGGTGAGTACCCTAGGTGGCTTCCTGGGATGATGAGCGATCGAACGTCCATGGACTCACCCCCGGGGATACGTCTTCCCAAGATATAACCTCTCAACCACCTTCTTATTTCATGATACATCATAATGATATTTAGCGAATAAGTAGACTTGATATTCTTGATATTCTATATCACTGTAGGAGGCATtcattcaataattttttatcaactCCTGTGACATTGTACCGACCTTGGTATAAGTATGACCAAGAAGAGTTATTGCTTTTGAGGTTAGGGCTTAACATGTCTGTTTtaccattttttcatttaacacGGATAacgtgtttttttaaaaaaggcttgAATTGTACATTTTCTCTGTAGTATACAAATATCAAGATTTATTATTTCTTCATCATTCGTATTGAAGTTCATAGACAAGCTTTGTTCAATAGGTGACTTTGTATGACATATGTATTGGGGTGTGTTTAACAGAAATGTCAAAAATGGGTGTAAATTgtagaatgatttttttaaatctttgctcatattcaatttatattgataaaaagtagcaatcaaaaaataaaaatgcatatgaACATTGCAATGAATCTTTATAACAATCGAAACGAATCTAATGGTATAATTTACCAATCAACATGTTATCGTCCAACAGATTGAGATTAAAATGATATAGTATTTTTGTAATTGgcaattatcaaaaaaaaatttagaagtTATTCGACATGTAAAATCCTGTAATAATTTGttgtttatctttttgaaataacCCTGACATTGTAAAACCAGTGATTtgcataaacaaaaacaattaaactaaaaatatatgCAACACACGTGTGCGATAGGTCCTGATTAAATCGGACGCGGTCATAGTGTACACAGGTGATTCGATATACCCCCAAATGAAGGAGAGAGAGGGATCAATTGTGTCTACATTgaaaagttttgtttatatattaaaaaaaacttttacagTCGCCGTTTTCGGACACTATCTTCTTAGGTAAGCTGGATCAACTGTCAATGAGCAATGCTTACACAAATCGACTCCATTCAGTACTTTCACTACTTTGATTTTGCGAAGGGGGGGGGGACGTCAGAATAAAACAACGATCAAAGAGGGCTAAACAACTACCGTGACAGAattctttgtatttttaagcTTTTCAAGGCACCATGCATATGAAAAGAAATCTCAAATCAGAAATCACGCAATACACTGACTTCAAGTACGTGTTTGGACCAAACGCCCAAATGTGATATCCGATGGCGATATGACTTTTTAAAGTGCAAGAACTGAAGAAGAAAATATACCTATCAAATACCAACTCGAATCcgtttaagtttaattttaaacaagaggcccatgagcCACATCGCCCACCCGATCAACAATAGTCATCTGCTTTATGCTATCAAATAAAAAGCATATGGACAATTAAGTGGATTAGacttatttaaaaagatttttttcaatttctctaTACTAGTTATAAACATCATATCCCTTTtagggagttgattttaatcaactctcctatgcagttactcagaaaaaccgaaagtgaaacagtgtttggacctcattACAAATCACTGCTGCTGACAAGAAAACTTAttcataaataccttgaaaatggtcagattttaaatggtacgaacaatttaaatattttttgtattcgtctgtattcctacgccagagttcaatatagtctcgtccaacttcgacgctcggctgtctccgtaaatccttgtcggagatttacgatgtcagccgagcgtttggttgaacgagactaaagttcaatattgcttggttccacacaattttcgagaaatatttcttttactgaTGCacagtttgattgaattaattttatctttaaatataatttaacatgattcatatgggggtttctcgacattcttgtcaaaaaagtccaaaaattcgtattataaaaatgtgcgtaattcaaattagaaactacatgtacttgtcatgcaaaataacacatcattgattttaaaataaataaacatcgacaaaatcaactcccgtcagttcttcagtgcTTTGATTCTTCTTCAGTTTTCTAAAAGACAATTAATtctaaaagatttttctctatttatttcCATTAAAAAATACCCCCCTCTATATTGTGGTTCTACCCTATTCCCtgagatcatgatttgaacaaaattgaatctacactacctaaggatgcagCATTGCTggcctaatatttttttagaaaaagattatAAGCCACCGACTTTCCGTGAATCTTAATGGTTTCAAGGTTCAAacttattttgactgttgttTCAAATTTCTATAGCAATGCACAGAATAACAAAGAAAACGCCAAGTTAAAATACgagtctttaaaaaaatggctCAAAAAATATCAGTTTTTTTGGTGCAAAATGAATCCAGACAGATTACTTTATATGGAATTCAAATACATACGACCGATTCAAAAAGATTTCTAAAGAGATGATAATATAACAAAACGACAATTTGAGCAACCGTTGTGGGCTTATTGCACTTGGTGCATGCATAAAGGTAATCTATTTTTGGTAAATCATGTTTGTACATGCGTTCCGTCATATTTTCTTGCTTTTCGTGACATCAGTTTATTACTTTTCATGAAGGATGCTTTTTTGGGGTAATCATGTTATACATATTGACAGTCGGATATATTCGTTGTTTTTCATGACGTCAGAAACAGTTTGCAACTCTTCATCGtttatcaattgattaattaataacatattgaaataagatttatttttttttatttcagatggtaacgatttgaaaattttcatttttattcaatcaaTTTCACTCATCACAATGCACCACtgatttaaagtatttttcgtGGTCGGTCAAAATTTGACAGAGCTCACCAttcgttgttatgtaaacaagaccCTTTACCATATGTCTAATATGCTGATACAACTGTAATTAAAcagaaatatcatatttttttccacCAAGCCCCATTTTTGAATTTGCTTATTGATTGATGAACGTGAGTATTTACAGCAAAAATGAAATAGAAGCAAAACTAACCGTGTACAAGGTTGTTTCGAGCAGATTTTGCAAAAAATCAGTTACGATTGACTTTGTTtgccattttcaatttttgtgtaAGTTTTCTAAGTAACACTCAATATGTAATATGTCAGCAAAATCGTGGCGTTGGCTTTGTTTTCGTGATATAATAATTGTGTGCCCTTTATCTCGCTTCTACCTTTATGATAGACACTTGTATTTTCGTTGACCGTACAAAATCCTGaatgaagcattgtaaaaatgaaaaaaaaaaaaaaaataatatacaattttatttttcgaaATGTGAATAGAATTTTCAGCTAAAATATTTGCGTTGTAATGTGAATATGTTAAAAATAGTTTTGCTATGGTCGTTCAAATagaaacaaatattattttttttccaatatgtGACTGGGGCTTTGATAAGAAGTATCGTCTGTGATCATATCCTTGGAGGTGTTGGTCTGAAACAGAACTGGGTCAGCAGGTTAGCCAATGATAAGACACAATCCCTTCCAGTGAACGCCTCCACCTACTTACgtacaaaacataaaaatggCGTTGTCCTTGGTAGaacaaattatacaatacaatacatcCTCTGTAAATACTACTGAATTACTAGTAAGTAATTTAGGAAAATATCTTCAGAAACGGAAAcattcagaaatttaaaattgtttggaaTAGATGAATAGACAATACTTTGATGTAATCAGTATGTGTATTATTACATATTATTTCTTATATTGCGTAGATATTACGTGTTCTTTATACCTGCTGAGCTTAaggataaataaaataaactaaaCCATCAATTCCAGTTTCTTCATACGTGTGTCTTTTACTAATCAACAATGTTTAATTGTCAtcttaaaattgttaattagtaaaagacacatGTATTCTTTTCCATAGTTGtctatcatttgatattttgaagaagaaaagaaGTATTAATTATAACCGTGTTCTTCACTGTCCTTTTTTAAGTTTTCCAACGAACAGGTAATTGATTACTAGTATTAATAATTATGAACAATAATCAGGAATAAATAAGCATCAAGTATCTCGCTTTGCGAGGTCTCCTTCAAAGAAGATGGGAGATTGAGGGGTGTAAAATGCctaaaaatatatcaacaaaaataattcTGTCCAAAAATATCGTTCTAAACAATGTGTATTTAACATAACATCGATAGGTTCGATGCTTGGGATATTTAAgtattgaatcattattttttgaaaaatgtggtctcataactgcaacggtgtgtgcatacaaattgaaaaacgcgcgctagcgcgttatgataatatgtttgcacacaccgttgcagttatgagaccacatctttcaaaaaataataattcaatgcttatatttacgttttaaacatttattttcttcccgcaaaaatgatttgtttttaaaaagctttactTATTCAACGAGTAATCCAGAATTAACGGAGGAGCCATTGGAACAGCCGaattatgctgacaaaaatagtgcacagcgttttaaattctaataacacaattttatttttctttctgtgatttaatgattttacctTTGGTACActtagaaattaatcaattgaattcatttaaccgtcaaaaatatatttacatcgacgaaatattaatcagcgtaagtcgtgatccggtttgaagttcgagaaatactgaaggaatactgaatgtattcctacgcaccagatttggtgattgggtcttctgtgttatgcgtatATATCACTCATATCAGCCAATGCAATTCAATAGAGGGAAAGAAGGTAAATGTAAATCTACTAATTTGAACCGCTGTATGCGtaccaaaatattcaaatacttGTCTAGTAATGCCGTTTTAAAACCTTTAATgccatttattttataaagtggGTCTGTGCTACAACATTTTGTCATATATAGTCTAATCAATGTCTAACGGAAAACAAACCATTTTCAATTAACAAAATCTTAGAGAGATGACTAAATATACCTTCGAAGCATCATTTAATTTGTATCCCAACCACtgacatcttcgctagccaagggttttcggtccactttgctccccgtaaacccttggcggatttcattacgaaaactcggtgatgtggtggcgctatctagcgagcagcttgagttgcgccccttgcatatttacattttaatcgaattaaacagttaaacaacgggttatatacacactacaGTATTAATACAACTTAAAAACATGCTGACTACCGAAtgtcggaacataattaacgatgctattaaacatgttaaatacgAACTAAGTAATAACGAACATGCGAAGGGAAAAGCGTGTTTTGTAAAGACCGGAGTGAGAAAGTCGccgatttacatgtatatgaaagttttcatgccataaaaccaggtatcgctgtcgtgaatattgcggaccaaagaaattaaataaaacaaatatcattgaatctttaaaagcaataaccatgaGCAgaaacgtatatactaacgggataggcaacttctacttttgccatgtttacttcccatgctgaTCACGCGAgccatgacaagtttgtagagctacatgttcaatcccagtaaaatagatacatgtaggtaaCAGTAggttttaaagcgatctggttagatcATCGTTGAAGAAGCACTGTACTCggttcttttcttttaaagtttatatttacatgcactgtgattggatcagctactcgcagctgcagccaatcataaagcgGAGCCTGTCACCgagttttcataatgaaatccgccaagggtttatgggagCAAAGCGGaccgtaaacccttggctagcgaagatgaaccACTGATCGAgcattttaaataagaaaaattccAAGTTCGTAAATAAATCATTGGCCAAAGTCGCATATAGAacttaaaaccattttaacacggccttggactttcagtaggacgtaactatctgtttcttgcgtcaaaacaagtgaaaaaggcactggtttcaagcgaaatgtacaccgattgcgtagttttCGCTTAAAGgccagacaaatcgtgttgttttcaaagagccatggaggagtggcctacaatgaaatagacaggtctacgtcacattgctgtttgacaaaaCTACCCAAAGTCAAAGCTCTTgctaaaatggttctatataaCTCCTCTGATGTGACTGAAAGGGCTCAGTGGTCAGAGTACCAGATTTTAGGTAACCTTAAAGAAATAGGTTGAAGGTTCGATAGCACCATAatgcatctttaaaaaaaatgtgttgatgaaaatattcaaactgactaatagaaatattgattttgcaaatttttcctATTCCATTGTAAAatagattttaatgaaatatcaaaatttaaaattgtattttacgataAAACCAATGAGCATTTGTGCCATTTTATTCATCCATCTACTTTGTCGATGaatcaacaaatttaatatttcaaatatgatttgtttataagcCAGGAACTACAAAACAAAGCATTAACAATAAATAACAATAGAAAAGACACAATTAAACATAgatcggtaaaaaaaaattattcacagCCAATCTGTACAAAATGAAGTAATAACATCCGTAAAACTGtgattatttcaatttaaacaaaaaaggggaaaaaaattaagataatgataacaattataaagaaactttcataaataaaaaggaCATGCAAGCACAAAATATGCAGAATGAAGTTACGGTACAATGGGGGTACATTGTCTCAACAAAAAGTGCGAGTTCTGTCAATTTTTCTGTAAGGAACGCAGTAAGCAGCATTTCAGTTGAACTTCAGGTTCCGTTTGGAGATtcgttaattaaaaaattaaccaGGTATGGTTAACACGCTATGGTTTTATTGAAcacataaaaatatgaaaagatgCGTATGAATACGATACGAATTATGAAAAGTATCAATCGAagttctgcaatttttttttacatttctaaaACCGGacaattttaatatatacaaaaacGGTATCTAGGGGAAAAACTGCATCTGTTACGTATTGATACATTtactatttacaatatttacaagaatgaactaatattaaaaaaaaaaaatacctacaaaattatcaaaattgatgaCAGTTTGGTACACAAATTAATATCACACCCACACAAGGTCCAGTTTTTACTTGTAGCGTTTTTGTTCATTGTGACACAGgtcaaaaatcttatttttaatcTATGGAGCATTACTGCCCAAACACGGCACTCGTTTCTCGCGAATACGCGAAATTTTCATCCTCGTCAACAAAACGTTGCTTGAAGCACGATCTCTACTTAACATTGTTGCGAGAATTGTCTTTCTCGGTGACCTGAACAATTTCGAGGGTGTACGTCCACGAAGTCATTGTGCTGACTGATATTCTGGACGATTTTAACACGTCTGGCATCGCTGTCCGTGTCTTGCAcctcaaaaacaattttttgtaataggTCCTCACTCTTTTGTTGCAAATGAACgcaaaaaagataaacaagcCCTGTGAACAGTTGAATATGATAAACAAGAAACTCAGTGCGTGTAAAACAGTGCAGATGGTAAACGTTGGAGTTCCGGCAAAAGCACTCACAATGGAGGACGCCAACCCGGAAATCCAGGTGAAACCCATCATTGTTGACATGCGCACATAAAGTCTGACGTCAGATTTCCCAGTGACGTGATTTAAGGAGGATCGCCTCTTTTTTATGTTTGCAAGTTTCAGAGTTTTGCGAATGCAGTAAATTGTTTTCACAAACATGACGCTGTTTGAAAACAGAATGAGAAGCATTGGGGAACCGAAAGCGACCAAAGCTGCCACGGGTTCCTGGATCCAGCAGCCCAAGTTCTCGTCCATGGACTCCATCCGGCGCGCCATTGTACTGTTCTCGGAAGAGTCACTTAAGTCGAGGTCCCTAAAACTATTGGTTGAAAGAGATCCCCCGCCATATCTTATTTTCACGTTTGGTATGAATCCTGTATAGTCAATGACGGCACACACAGCGACTATTATGGCCGGCGTTCCCCATGCGTACAATGCATAGCGCGGTAGATATTTTGCCTTGCTTCTCACTCGTGTGAGGATGCACTTGTTAGCGAATGTTTTGTACAGATCGTAAGACATCACGTTCATCCAGAAAAAGGATGCTAAGAACAAGTAGTGTAGCACCATCCCTATAACAGGACACATCCAGTCCGGCTTCGGTGATCCGgatacaataaataataactCGGCAAGAAATAGTGCAAAAGTCAAGTTAGCTGTGCTCACACCAGGCAAATTTctcatttctttaaatattacatacgTCATTAACGACAAAAAAGTGACCACTGTTGAAATAATCCCCAAGACAAAGCTCAAGTAGCTCTCTGCAACAATTGCGTTTTGGAACTCCATTGCACAAGACGTTTTCAAGATGCTCGAGGAAACCCCTTGGCTGTAGAtacatattttaacattatCGTGGGTGTCATCCACATAGTCGTACTTATCAGGGTCGAACACCTCCCCCTCGTACAAAATCGAGTTATTCATAAGTTTTTTGTAGAGGGTGGAGTTAAGAGTCAGTTTAGCACACTCAGATTTTTGAGGACGAGCCGGGGTATCGCACAGAAACACTAGAGCATTTACAGTCACATTGTTAATGTTTCCAAACTCACCATGcacataaatgtaaaaatcgTACATATCCGGTCCATAGAATTTCCCGGTCTCATTCACGTACACGCCATGAACTGTGCGTCCGGTTCGACTATCGGTGGCATTCTTCATCTCCACGTCGTTTCCAGATTTCATATCCTGGGTTCCATTACACCAAGCGATCAAATCTTGGGACACGTTGTGGTGCTTGATCTCAGTTATTTTGAAATCGGACCCATTCAGTTCTAAGCTAAAACTCTGAGTTTTTATCATTTGGTTCATATTATTTACGACACTGGTTAGAGAAGAGCTGAACTTTCCGGACTTTTTCATGCTGGCTAAAAGATCAAATTTAAACTCAACTGTAAACAATGATTCTTTTGAAGCTTTGTCTTCTGTGTCTCCCGGTTCGTCTAATGACATGTTTTTGTAAGTGTTCTTCGCTGTAAACCTCTCTGAAGAACCTTGGTCCTTCACGCTAGAAAGTCTGTTTTGCTCCAAACGCCTCGGATGAGCAATCTCTATCATTTGTGAATGCGTAGTTCCGTTTCGAACGGAAATCGTCAAATTTCTTATTCGACTAGCACTGACGTTTAAGACAAATGCGATTTCTTCTTTGAGCATTTCCTCGGCGCCATCTTGTTCCAAAATATACAGTTCGTCTTTGGTTGCGTTTAGTCGGAACGTCAACGAGAGCATTTCGGCTGCGTTTTTCAGCTGCGACAACGAATTTCCAGAATTGATGGTGATAGGATCAGGATGACAGACGTTATTCTCTAAATGATAGCCTTCGTCACACGTGACTTTACGGCAGTGCCCTTTATAGTACACCTGGTTTTGGGGACATGAGACAGTTTCCATGGGATGCGTCGTTTCCGTGCTGAATATGATGTGCCCCTCGCCGTTTATACCGAAATTAATGAGAATCTGGAACGACAAAGGCATTTTCGTCTCACTGCCTGTCTGTTGGTTAGTTGGTATGCCTCGCGCGCGGCCGCCATGATTATGGCTCTTGGAAGGGTTTTCACAGTGCCTAATGACGTTTTGGTTGTACGGGAAAATTTTCTTTGAGCAGAATGCCATTTCGtccatatttttcaaaaaattgatagatGTGTTAATGGAACTGTCCATCAGTTTAAGAACGGGTATGTCATTGAAGGCTAGGTCCGCCGTCCACGAGCTCACATTTTTAGCGTCGTGACAGCGGGAACAGTAGACGTTTCTGTACACAATGCCGCGGAGGTCTTGGACAGGGATGTGTGTCAAGTCTATCACACACTTGTTTTGTTCCTCCTTGCCGTAATTTCCATGACACAACGCTACCGCCTGTTTGTCGGGTGAGTGAAATGGACAAGTCGTCACCATGTAGATGGGTTTCGGGGAGTACATTGGGAAATCTAAGCATTTTCCGAATCTTTTATAGAAACTTATCTCTTCGGTCGCCTCTTCTCCCTCAGCCTCAGAAGGGGATTCTTGTTCACCTGGTTGTAAATAACTCCAATCTAACTGGTTTCCGAATAGGTGATTTAAGATACCCCCTTTTAAAGGATACGGgttgttttgtgcttttaaaTCATCATCTCCTTTCAGTGCTTGTTCATATAAATGTCTCTGAAATTGATTCTCCAGATGCTGAAGAACATGCGCATCTCGCTCATCTTTTGAAACGTTTGGCAAGTCATCGGAGTTGGTAGTGGTTGAAACAAACGGGTTACTAGAAAGATGGAAACACTGAACGGTTACAAAAGCAAAGACAACGAAATGCATCGTGATGCAGAAGTCACTCATGCTGACAGCAGTCTGCAGATAGTATATTGTGATGAGGCATTGTCAGGAGTCAACACTATTGTTGTCAAACTGGGCACAGTCTGTGTTCGTTCGTACTTTCTCAATCGGTGGTCTGATTGTCAAATGAAGATTGACGCTGCTCAAAAGTTTATCTACACCGGACATATGGCGAACTCTCACAATTTGTGGAGCTACCAATTTGTccaataaaatgtttatgtcAATCGCACAGGTAGATGACAGATCTCTTTGTTATCAGAGATGGTTTTGCAATAAGTCGGACTTATTGTTGCAGATTAGAGCAAAAATCAGCGACTCGAGAGATAACTGTGTTTGCTGTTGGTATTAGAATCGACAGAGAATGCTAAGTGTCCATTTATTCACTTCCCTCCCGAGCCACCTAACAGCTTTTAAGACCCCTGATTAGGGATTCGGCGACAGTTGACGATGTGTATTCATAAACAATGTGATCTTGGATACACTCGACGGTTTTCGGAAACGATGTTTAATAATTTCTTGATGGAGAATTTCACTTTAGGTTCTTACGTCACAAAGATATCCACACCTTAATTTATAAGATCACTAATTATAACATTAATTGGCTGTTTTATACCGAATTGAGAAATGAAAAGGAAGATGAACATATCAAACACtcgttaccc includes:
- the LOC128190635 gene encoding uncharacterized protein LOC128190635: MSDFCITMHFVVFAFVTVQCFHLSSNPFVSTTTNSDDLPNVSKDERDAHVLQHLENQFQRHLYEQALKGDDDLKAQNNPYPLKGGILNHLFGNQLDWSYLQPGEQESPSEAEGEEATEEISFYKRFGKCLDFPMYSPKPIYMVTTCPFHSPDKQAVALCHGNYGKEEQNKCVIDLTHIPVQDLRGIVYRNVYCSRCHDAKNVSSWTADLAFNDIPVLKLMDSSINTSINFLKNMDEMAFCSKKIFPYNQNVIRHCENPSKSHNHGGRARGIPTNQQTGSETKMPLSFQILINFGINGEGHIIFSTETTHPMETVSCPQNQVYYKGHCRKVTCDEGYHLENNVCHPDPITINSGNSLSQLKNAAEMLSLTFRLNATKDELYILEQDGAEEMLKEEIAFVLNVSASRIRNLTISVRNGTTHSQMIEIAHPRRLEQNRLSSVKDQGSSERFTAKNTYKNMSLDEPGDTEDKASKESLFTVEFKFDLLASMKKSGKFSSSLTSVVNNMNQMIKTQSFSLELNGSDFKITEIKHHNVSQDLIAWCNGTQDMKSGNDVEMKNATDSRTGRTVHGVYVNETGKFYGPDMYDFYIYVHGEFGNINNVTVNALVFLCDTPARPQKSECAKLTLNSTLYKKLMNNSILYEGEVFDPDKYDYVDDTHDNVKICIYSQGVSSSILKTSCAMEFQNAIVAESYLSFVLGIISTVVTFLSLMTYVIFKEMRNLPGVSTANLTFALFLAELLFIVSGSPKPDWMCPVIGMVLHYLFLASFFWMNVMSYDLYKTFANKCILTRVRSKAKYLPRYALYAWGTPAIIVAVCAVIDYTGFIPNVKIRYGGGSLSTNSFRDLDLSDSSENSTMARRMESMDENLGCWIQEPVAALVAFGSPMLLILFSNSVMFVKTIYCIRKTLKLANIKKRRSSLNHVTGKSDVRLYVRMSTMMGFTWISGLASSIVSAFAGTPTFTICTVLHALSFLFIIFNCSQGLFIFFAFICNKRVRTYYKKLFLRCKTRTAMPDVLKSSRISVSTMTSWTYTLEIVQVTEKDNSRNNVK